One Echeneis naucrates chromosome 16, fEcheNa1.1, whole genome shotgun sequence DNA window includes the following coding sequences:
- the LOC115056478 gene encoding uncharacterized protein LOC115056478 isoform X2 gives MAEEDAKLTKPPSSFMPELQNEPLAEVSYRFVFPGKGDFQCAYTGLVFVMAQKAEMCYRTVMWNESLLQPAGKVAAGPLFKIVCPEDAVCQLHLQHCEIKDAAFTETLLSVANMTDEGMAILKPLKITDTHAIVEVPQPSAFGIVRNFEVLWRLFRTPKPVRGQVLLFLQPANPVTQRQNLNLVLLSSNVPLEEVRIRHAISRYISAPINCRLIEEQNYTVHCPTAYKIQPKKAAFDLEFGPNYHPTFEVRLETSQEQVTITLRDQTDTDVWEQDIDLTDFRKSSASGQKLSK, from the exons ATGGCTGAGGAGGATGCAAAACTGACGAAG CCTCCATCAAGCTTCATGCCTGAGCTGCAGAATGAACCTCTCGCTGAGGTCTCATACAG GTTCGTTTTTCCTGGAAAAGGTGATTTCCAGTGTGCTTACACTGGCCTGGTGTTTGTTATGGCTCAGAAGGCAGAGATGTGCTACAGGACTGTCATGTGGAATGAGAGTCTTCTCCAACCAGCTGGCAAGGTTGCTGCAGGGCCATTGTTCAAAATTGTGTGTCCTGAGGATGCTGTCTGTCAGCTCCACCTCCAACACTGTGAGATAAAAGATG CTGCGTTTACTGAGACCTTGCTTTCAGTCGCAAATATGACTGATGAAGGAATGGCCATCCTCAAACCACTAAAGATCACAGACACTCATGCAATCGTCGAAGTCCCTCAACCATCTGCCTTTGGAATAGTGCGAAATTTTGAAGTTTTATGGAGACTTTTTAGGACCCCAAAGCCAGTGAGGGGCCAAGTTTTGCTGTTTCTCCAACCAGCAAATCCAGTTACACAGAGGCAAAACCTAAATTTGGTTCTCCTGTCAAGCAACGTACCCCTGGAGGAG GTGAGAATAAGACATGCAATTTCAAGGTATATTTCAGCACCTATCAATTGCAGACTCATTGAAGAACAAAATTACACTGTTCACTGCCCGACAGCCTATAAAATACAGCCCAAG AAAGCTGCGTTTGACCTGGAATTTGGACCAAATTACCACCCAACATTTGAGGTTCGCCTGGAGACAAGCCAAGAACAAGTGACCATAACACTCCGAGACCAAACAGATACTGACGTCTGGGAGCAAGACATTGACTTGACTG ATTTTAGGAAATCTTCAGCAAGTGGTCAGAAGCTCTCCAAATAG
- the LOC115056478 gene encoding uncharacterized protein LOC115056478 isoform X1 — MSDFGVELNQSTSDYMAEEDAKLTKPPSSFMPELQNEPLAEVSYRFVFPGKGDFQCAYTGLVFVMAQKAEMCYRTVMWNESLLQPAGKVAAGPLFKIVCPEDAVCQLHLQHCEIKDAAFTETLLSVANMTDEGMAILKPLKITDTHAIVEVPQPSAFGIVRNFEVLWRLFRTPKPVRGQVLLFLQPANPVTQRQNLNLVLLSSNVPLEEVRIRHAISRYISAPINCRLIEEQNYTVHCPTAYKIQPKKAAFDLEFGPNYHPTFEVRLETSQEQVTITLRDQTDTDVWEQDIDLTDFRKSSASGQKLSK, encoded by the exons ATGA GTGACTTTGGTGTCGAACTGAATCAGAGTACATCAGACTATATGGCTGAGGAGGATGCAAAACTGACGAAG CCTCCATCAAGCTTCATGCCTGAGCTGCAGAATGAACCTCTCGCTGAGGTCTCATACAG GTTCGTTTTTCCTGGAAAAGGTGATTTCCAGTGTGCTTACACTGGCCTGGTGTTTGTTATGGCTCAGAAGGCAGAGATGTGCTACAGGACTGTCATGTGGAATGAGAGTCTTCTCCAACCAGCTGGCAAGGTTGCTGCAGGGCCATTGTTCAAAATTGTGTGTCCTGAGGATGCTGTCTGTCAGCTCCACCTCCAACACTGTGAGATAAAAGATG CTGCGTTTACTGAGACCTTGCTTTCAGTCGCAAATATGACTGATGAAGGAATGGCCATCCTCAAACCACTAAAGATCACAGACACTCATGCAATCGTCGAAGTCCCTCAACCATCTGCCTTTGGAATAGTGCGAAATTTTGAAGTTTTATGGAGACTTTTTAGGACCCCAAAGCCAGTGAGGGGCCAAGTTTTGCTGTTTCTCCAACCAGCAAATCCAGTTACACAGAGGCAAAACCTAAATTTGGTTCTCCTGTCAAGCAACGTACCCCTGGAGGAG GTGAGAATAAGACATGCAATTTCAAGGTATATTTCAGCACCTATCAATTGCAGACTCATTGAAGAACAAAATTACACTGTTCACTGCCCGACAGCCTATAAAATACAGCCCAAG AAAGCTGCGTTTGACCTGGAATTTGGACCAAATTACCACCCAACATTTGAGGTTCGCCTGGAGACAAGCCAAGAACAAGTGACCATAACACTCCGAGACCAAACAGATACTGACGTCTGGGAGCAAGACATTGACTTGACTG ATTTTAGGAAATCTTCAGCAAGTGGTCAGAAGCTCTCCAAATAG